The genomic stretch ttgctccagagcttatttaggtgtgtcaaagcaaagggggtgaatacttatgcaaacaattatttagttttgtatttgtaattaatttagaacaatttgtagattttatttttcactttgacattatggactttttttgtgttgatcgatgcaaaaactcctaattaaatccattctaattccatgttgtaatataataaaatgtgtacaagtccaaggggggtgaatacttttgagagccgctgtacCTATAGAACAGCATACAGATGACAATACTGACctcattttttctgtttgtttttcagctggtTTTCCAATGGGCTATGCAGCTGCTCCTGGCTACTCGCCTAATATGTACCCTGGTGCAAACGCAGCCTTTCAGACAGGTAGGGCGTGTTCTCTTATATAAATAAATGGCTTCAGTACTTCCAGGCAGTGTGTACGCTTCTGATACTGGCTGCTAAATTAATCCTAATTGCATTGCAGCATTCTCTGAATATTACAAGTCGCAATCTGCAGCTGTGCGTTTTCCTGTCTATGTCATATTAagtatacacaaaacaaatgttgctGTTATCTTGCCCCCTCATCAAGTGTCTTGTTTTCAATTCAGCAGGCTCTGTTGAAGCCTTTTATTAGTACGTTATCTACtttagcagcatttttttttctttcttttgttacaGGGTTCGCCCCAGGCACACCATATAAAGTCTCCTGCTCTCCCACTACTGGAGCAGTGCCACCATACTCCTCATCACCAAACCCCTACCAGACAGCAATGTACCCGCTTCGAAGTGCCTATCCACCACAGAACCCGTATGCACAGGTAAGGAATTGCAGAACAAAGGTTATTTAGTTATTTcataactttaaataaaatgcatatttaaaaaaaacaaaaaaaacacattttcttaatgtgtttttgGTACTGACCAACTCATATCACATTACTGTGCTGGATTACATGCATTGACCGAATCGTATATGTTATGGCACATATTGTAAATTTATAGTTTACAATATGCTTCCCAAATCACAGTGAAGTGTGCCACTGTAGTGTGCTATTGATAGATGTATAGCATGGAAGATGGATTTTAGTGGTCAATGGCAGTGTGTTGTACAATTCCTAATAAGGCTTCTGTTTAACTAGAGTTGGATTTAAATATGGGTGTATCCTTCCTCTGCATCTGAAGTCTGTAATTATCTGGTTTTAAAAGGGAGGGTATTAATCAGGccaatatttcacattttaaaaaatgttgttaaagttgttgttttttttgtctcttgaTTAACAGCAAGGTGCTTACTACACACAACCTCTGTATGCAGCACCGCCCCATGTAATTCACCACACAACAGTCGTTCAACCCAATGGTATGCCTGCGGCCATGTACGCTCCTCCTATCCCGCAGCACAGAGCTAATGGTGTTGCCATGGGCATGGTAGCTGGGACCACTATGGCAATGTCAGCTGGTAtgagtatatatgtatataaataacccCCTAGCAATAATGTCactttttgttgaattacaaataatgtgtgcacagtttttcaaactaactttttttattcaaagctgtagtggttaaactgaacaatgttatatgaggaggaggttaaatgtcagcaaaacgtgcaaagaaaatgtacaaaatgaaagttactggttgcataagtattcagccccttaagttggtacttggtagaagcaacttttgcagcaatcactttgttggggatcgtcgatggactgcagttttcaagtctcgccatacattttcaattggattcaagtcatgactttgactgggccactcaagaacgtTAATTCTCTTCTTTTTCAACCACCCCAGTGTGGCTTGGCTTTGTGGTTCAGgtctttgtcctgctgaaatgtgaatttcctctccGGTTTCAGCGTCTTGGCTCTGGTTTTCctgaaggatttgcctgtactttgcattaTCCATTCTCCCCTATATCCCCcaatccctgctgaagagaagcattcccataacataatgctgccaccaccatgcttgacagttgagaTGGTGTGGGTGACATTATGACTGGGTGgtgtgcagtgttgggtttgcaccagacgtAATGCTtagaatttagactgaaaagttcaatttttgaccacaaaaacctttttccacatgtctgcagtatcatctacatgctttttcgcaaactccatacatgctttaagacgaggctttttgagtaatggcttctttcttgccacccatccgtacaggccagctttgtgtagggaccggcttattgttgatgtgtgaacactgactcccatctcagatacagaactttgcagatATCTCTAGGTCATTGTTGGCCTCAGAGTAACATCCCAAATatgtttcctgcttgcccagctgctcagtttgggaggacatcCTGATccgggtagtgtctgggtggaaTGATACATCTTCACTTCTTAATGATAGACTTTAcagtgctgagagggataatcagtgcctttgaaattttcttgtacccttctcctgctttgCCTCTCTGTCACTTTATCCTTGACTTGTTtcgaaaactccttggtctttacggttgctttgttggatcactctgtgagttgcagcttgaaagtctttatatacctgagcgAAATTagctacaagttaaaccactttgagtgtACACAGGCTGAagccatttcactaattttgtgacctttcaaacaaatcatttgaacctgagctgatttagggctccagtagcaaaggggttgaattcTTATGAAACTGAGATTAACCTGTTTTGCTCTGTAATTACGTGGAATTATGcttaggtgccaacaaaatgtgaaaaagcatttgtaaataaatgtatgtccCCAATCACATTATATAACAAGCCCAGTTACCAATACCACTGTATACTGCAGTGAAAAAGGCTGCAGGATGGTCAATGTCCAGAAAACAAACGGATTGccagaaatgtttttggtttttaaataaattcttgaaaaataacaatAGTTTTATTTTGAGTGCTGATCAAATCAGAAATGGTCTGTAGGGACCCACAACTACAGCAAGTGAGAAAAACAGTATGGTGCACAACAAGCCTGCAGACATAATACTGCAATCTAATACTGTCTGGTGGATCCAGTACTACCAAATATTGATTGATTTGCTGTCTCAcccttttatatttttatataaaggtgtgttaaatgttgtaaTATTTAATGCTAGCTCCACAACCATACCAGGCTTAAGTCGGTTCTCTTCCGTAGCACTTTAACAATTGAATTACTTTGTGTTTTTAGGCACTTTGTTGACAACCCATTCCCCATCTCCTGTAGCTCCTCATCAAGTTACGATGCCCACATACCGGCCTCCAGGGACACCTACCTATAGCTACGTGCCCCCGCAGTGGTGATCAGTCTGGCAGTGTAAGTGACCTTTTGCATAGAAAAATCAAATGCAGAGTGTAACTGGGTATAAGCATGGGTGCAAGTTTTCTGTCTATAGACGGAATTCCGTCAAAATGGTCTCTCCGGGTGCATTCCTATGATTCgcgtagaaataaaaaaaaaagggggggatgGGTGGTGTAGGTTCTGTCTGGTGTTCGACTCACAGTGTGGACAAAGAACAGACATGGGGCGAATCCTGCCACATGCGAAGCTCCGTCACCGATCTAAAAATATAACTTTTGGGATCAGCAAGCTCGATCTATCCAAATGCGGCCGGTTTGTGATACAGGAGCGAATGGTTACAGAAACATGACTTCTGATGTTTTGCCAAGTTTgcttttcctaaaaaaaaaaaaaaaaaattcccagtcGGGTGTCAAAACTACAGGTCATCAACCTTGAAACGGTATGCTGTTCTTGAGAATGACGCCGATACCACACTGACAAAAATCCTCCGCTGGGCAATGAAACACAGCAAGATATACTGTAAACATATCTGTTTGCTAGACCAACACACAGTCATGCCTGCCTGATTAGTTATGCCTGAACTGTCAAGTGGCGATCGATTTAGTTTTGGACTGGAGAGAGAGAACAAGATAGTAACAGAGTTATTGTGAAAATTGCATACTTGCTGTTTAGTTTGCAGTATATACTTGCAATTAAAGTGCACTAAAAGCCGTGAAATGCAAGCcacagtttatatataaaaaaataaatgaaattaataaataaattaaaaaacttaaaaaaaaaaaaagtgcttgattttaaattatatgaataATGTTTGTCAATATGTAATTTTTCAGGCTATGATGTGtggcattttatttctttattttagctATTGTTAATTATGTTTCTCTTAGCAACTTTACATATTAACAATACAGTTGCATGGTCATTTAGATTTTTGTTATCCTTCTGgagcatacaaaaacaaatgaactctatctttgtttttatttattgtacttcatTGGGTTTTAGTAGTTTGGAATGTTTTAAAAACGTTGAAGTCTTGTTGGAGAGGGGCTTCAGGGCTCAGACGGCTCTCAGGAATAGACTGGCAAAAGACAGACTGAATACCCTTCTTTGTTATAAGAGTTGAGGGATCTCGCTAGAAGGCATTTGATTTATGGGAAGGCCCTGGCAAAGTTCAGACATGAAAAGAAAAGAAGGATATTTTTGCACAACAGCTGCAAAAAAATGACTTGTGTAATGTAAGACACCATGCTTCTTGACATAATTCTTACTGACTGAAAgctaaataaaaactttatttttacattttaattttttttgttcttcagaaacacaATGCCAGTAATCTCTGTTGGCATGTATAAAAATACCGTAGTTGTGCTGAATTCTAAATCTTAAAACATATTGAccacgtcattaaagaaaatgtccCCCTAAATTTTGGTACGGGGCCAAATTGACCCTCAATCAGTAAGTCCTGGAGTaaacactgcatttcaaaaaTCTTTTTGAACTATGTGTGATTTATCAGGTTGgtccatctggtaaaatgacaagttgtaagtTAAGTAATTTCtggatttctttttctacaaagtcaagGTCAAATTTGCTACTGAAAGTGGTCCAGAATGGCTTGGAATCCACCAGGGAACATGTACAACCCCAGAATTACAGGGGGCCTAGGCAGCCCCCAAATCCCTGGCCAGAACATTGGTTGTGACCCAGGAGCTTCAGTCAAAAtgatcattggccactttcacccatgtaTAAGTGGACTTGATGTCATTCTGTGTTTGGAAAGGCTGTAGAAAGTTTCCTGATCCTTGTTAAGAGAGGAGATATTggagactgtttttttttttttttgcctgtactGGAAGAGGTCTGGCTAGTTAGCTAAAGTAATGATCAAAATAGCAGGGTTATAGGTCTGTGCTGGGCCAAAGGAACCTGTCCCAAGTTCTGTCTTAACCTGTACCGCAGCATCGATCTTTATTAATCTTCGAGTGATTCTGGACTGTCACCATCCTAGGAGAGTttgatttttgtataaaatgctgaATAGTAACTCTGAGCTTTAGCTTTGCAGCActgacatatttttattttgttgtttgctatttttaaacCCTCTCTAATCCATTCTTGTACCTGCAGGTTTAAAGATGGGAGATATGCATTCAGTCGGGTAATGTACACTTGGTGCTGATGCCCATATGTCTCTGACCCAAGACTCCTTCcttccaaaagaaaaacaaaaaaaacacaaaaaaagaagaaacttcCAGTGCTCAACATTTTGCCAAAATTCTAGCAAAAACCCAAATCAGTGAAGTCGTGGTAACCCACAACTGCATATCTTACATCTTCCAACTCGGCCATTAccgaaacaaaacagaaaaaatggtCTTGATgcaaaattgtgttttgtgtactGTCTTGAAGTTTTATAGCTAACCTATAACATAAAAAGGGAGTATAAATTAATTATTGGCTTTGTATCTAgttgaatgcatgtttaaaaaaaaaaaaaaatacaattgcttgCTCAATCTACCTGCATTGACTGATGCAAAACCGTCATATGCAAAATCCAAAGGAATTgaagttaaacaaaataattctgcAACCCAGTATCCCTgttgcaatgttaaaaaaaaaaagtacatactgAAACAGAGCAATTGTGTATAAGTGAATTTCTATATGATGAAAAACTCTCTAACTTTGGATACTTAGTACAGTATAAATATTAtactttgtttgttgttgctggAGTTGTCAGTCCAGGTGGGCACAGTTTTTATTTCACTGGGTGATGTTACCATTTAGAGTTTTTTGGAGGATGCCTTTAAGGCAAACGGGGGTTTCTGTCTGGCAGGATGTATATTAAGCCAGAACTGTCTTAGCATTTACTTTTGTGTTGATTTGTCAGTGTTATGAATGCAGATGTTAGTGATGTGTTGCTTGTAgggtgggaaaaaaataaataaaaaaatacatggccAGGTTTAGGACCTTGGAACAACATGGAGCTGTGAATGATCCTGcccattttactttattttctttgaaatatTGCAAAAGAAATACTAAAACAGCCCTACAACAGAAAACAGTACGCACCGAGCCCAAAGCGAGACAAATATTGTAGCtgcttctgtgtttttaaaatgaagataagacttttttttttttttttatagtcggCCAGTTAATTTTTAAGactgaaactatttaaaaaatgtttaaaaaaaaatattaaatgtttacttGTAAACATTAAATCCAATTTTATACTGGCAATTTAAATATGCATTAGGTGTTAaagcttttaatatatattgaaGAATTGCCTAATTTATAGAATAGATTAAGAGACCAATAGCTGTAGCTCTTGGGCTTTTTCTCTCAAACTAAATCCATTTGAAAATTAATTGTGAGTATACAAATTAAAACCACTTTTTATAGCTTCTGGATCTTATTTCATGGATTGTATCTAAAACCCCAAGACAGTGTGGggcaaaaactaaacaagcaatATAACGTCTTAATCTAGTCTAGCTGATTTAGTGCTCTTCCCTATACCATACCTAAAAGTAGGAATTTTAAAATGGTAACCTCAATCtgtgatttctgtttttatattccCAAGTACCACAACAAGAATAGCTGTCTACACATCATGACTTGCCATTGGGATCTCCACAACATGGCTACATGGTGTTCCACAAGGTTGATGAGGAGCTAattgaaagtttatttttcttaagggGAACAGACAattttgttacagttttgtttgtgtgtttttacattcAGTTGAACGAATCAGTCAGAATGTTTGCCAGTTAATGCTTTTAAGAACTAGGTCTTCAGGCCTTAAGCACTTCCATATAGCTCATACATCTAACTTCTTATACAAGCCTTTAATGAGGGATATATTTATATGCAGCAGTTCACTTAAGTCGATTGGTTTTACATGATGGTAGGTTAAGGtattgtgtgtagtgtgtttccACAGTCTCAGACTATTTCTTTCGCTATTAACACTGTCTTGTTGTCACTAATAGAGAGGCTGTCTGTATGGCCCTTCGTGGTTTGACTGCAGCATGGTTAGCAATGTTTTGTGTGGAATCTTACCCAGAAATATTGTCTGCAATGCCTGCTATGTGGAATATAGCATGCCAGCCTGCAACAGGAAAAGGGGAATTCTTGGATTGTTTAAAATAGCACAGGAAAAGTATActtttacattattataattttttttttttgtgtgtttgttttaacttcaCAAAATGgtgagcattttatttttttttcaaatttaactTAATATTATCACAATTTTTGTAGTTTGTGCTAGATGGATCTTCTGCATGACGTAGTAAAGTGTTGTTCACAACCTATAAATGTAAACAGTCTGATTTGCGACAATCAAAATAGCTTGATATCTGAGACTGCTAGAAAATTGGGTCACATTTTACTTTTACTATTTGTTTTATGAGACCAGTAGAGTACTTGGGGGAAATTGTTCAAACAGTAACAAGATACATTAAGCATTAAGTATTTAAATATCAAGGTTTAGAAGGTCAGCAGGCATTTCCTATACATGTAGCTGTACCAAATGCATCACTGATCTCTTCAAGGCCAGACAACTATCATAGGGTTTCCTTAGCTGCAACATCATCCTACATCAACCCAGACCTTTAACACTGCAGCCTTTTACCACCAGTTGACTGTGCCATAGGTAAAGTGCATACTCACAGTGTCTAGAGAAACATTTTACCTGTAAAGCACACAAGACTAGAAAGTATGAAAGAGTTAATAAGAAATGATGATATAATTCTGACTGACTTGTAGTAAATTAGCAAAAACATGGACTTACATTTTGATTGTTCCCTTATTAAAAGGTTTACATTGATGTATGTCAGTTCTAAATGGCATTTTAGTCATTACGAAtttc from Polyodon spathula isolate WHYD16114869_AA chromosome 11, ASM1765450v1, whole genome shotgun sequence encodes the following:
- the LOC121322934 gene encoding myelin-associated neurite-outgrowth inhibitor isoform X1, encoding MNPVYSPAPSGVPYANPKGIGYPAGFPMGYAAAPGYSPNMYPGANAAFQTGFAPGTPYKVSCSPTTGAVPPYSSSPNPYQTAMYPLRSAYPPQNPYAQQGAYYTQPLYAAPPHVIHHTTVVQPNGMPAAMYAPPIPQHRANGVAMGMVAGTTMAMSAGMSTLLTTHSPSPVAPHQVTMPTYRPPGTPTYSYVPPQW
- the LOC121322934 gene encoding myelin-associated neurite-outgrowth inhibitor isoform X2, which translates into the protein MNPVYSPAPSGVPYANPKGIGYPAGFPMGYAAAPGYSPNMYPGANAAFQTGFAPGTPYKVSCSPTTGAVPPYSSSPNPYQTAMYPLRSAYPPQNPYAQQGAYYTQPLYAAPPHVIHHTTVVQPNGMPAAMYAPPIPQHRANGVAMGMVAGTTMAMSAGTLLTTHSPSPVAPHQVTMPTYRPPGTPTYSYVPPQW
- the LOC121322934 gene encoding myelin-associated neurite-outgrowth inhibitor isoform X3, with translation MNPVYSPAPSGVPYANPKGIGYPAGFPMGYAAAPGYSPNMYPGANAAFQTGFAPGTPYKVSCSPTTGAVPPYSSSPNPYQTAMYPLRSAYPPQNPYAQQGAYYTQPLYAAPPHVIHHTTVVQPNGMPAAMYAPPIPQHRANGVAMGMVAGTTMAMSAGMTPHQVTMPTYRPPGTPTYSYVPPQW
- the LOC121322934 gene encoding myelin-associated neurite-outgrowth inhibitor isoform X4: MNPVYSPAPSGVPYANPKGIGYPAGFPMGYAAAPGYSPNMYPGANAAFQTGFAPGTPYKVSCSPTTGAVPPYSSSPNPYQTAMYPLRSAYPPQNPYAQQGAYYTQPLYAAPPHVIHHTTVVQPNGMPAAMYAPPIPQHRANGVAMGMVAGTTMAMSAAPHQVTMPTYRPPGTPTYSYVPPQW